DNA from Halomonas sp. GFAJ-1:
GCGGGCACGGGGAAAACTTTCACCATCGCGCTGCTCTACGTGCGCCTGGTGCTGGGCGGGCAGCACAGCAAGGACGACACCGCCTTCGTACGCCCGCTCACCCCGCCGGAAATTCTGGTGGTCACGTTCACCAACGCCGCCACGCAAGAATTGCGTGAACGTATCCGCCACCGGCTGGTAGAAGCGGCGGCGGTGTTTCGTCATCAGGGTGAAGACTCTCTTCTGTTAGCGCTACGCAGCCAATACCCCGAGGCCACCTGGCCCGCCTGCGCCCGCCGCTTAGAGTTAGCCGCCGAGTGGATGGACGAAGCCGCGGTTTCCACCATCCACAGTTGGTGCTACCGCATGCTGCGCGAGCACGCCTTCGATAGCGGCAGCCTGTTCTCGCTCAATTTAGAAAACGACCAGCAAGAGCTAGAGCAAGAGGTAGTGCGCGACTACTGGCGCACCTTCTACTACCCGCTAGACGCCGAGGCGCTGGGCAGCATCACCAGCTACTGGAAATCGCCCGACCAGCTGCACCAAGACGTACGCAAACTGCTCCACGAAAGCGATGCACTGGGCGCCCCACGCCCCGAGCCCACGCACACCTTAAGCACCGCCGCCGCCGAGCGCAGCGCCCTGCTCAGTACCCTGAAAGCCCCCTGGCCCGCCTGGCTGGACGACCTAGTGCCCGCGCTGGAAGACGCCGCCAAACGCAAAGCCTTCAAAGGCCAAAGCTTCAACGCCAAAAGCCGTGCCAACTGGCTAGGCGCCCTGCGGGTGTGGTGCGACAGCGACGCCACCCGCCCTGCGCTCACCCCCGCCGCCTGGAAACGCCTCACCCCAGAGGGCATGGCGGAAATATGGAAAGAGGGCGCGCCCCCTTGCCCCGCCGCCTGGCAAGCGCTGGCCGAGCTGCCCGCCGCACTGAATGCCCTGCCCGAGCCGCGCAACGACCTGCTGATTCACGCCGTGCAGTGGTGCAAAGTGCGCCTGGAGCGGGAGCAAGAGCGCCGCGCCGAAATGGGCCCCAACGATCTGCTCACCCATTTAGACCGCGCCCTGCAAGGCCCCAATAAAGAGGCGCTGGCCGCGCAAATTCTGCGCCAGTTCCCCGTAGCGCTGATCGACGAATTCCAGGACACCGACCCCATCCAGTACCGCATTTTCAACGCGGTGTATGAGGTCGCCAAGCCCCGCCGAGACGCCGCCATGCTTCTGATAGGCGACCCCAAGCAGGCCATTTACGCCTTTCGCGGCGCGGATATCTTCACCTACTTAAAAGCCCGCGAAGACACCGCAGGCCGCCACGTCACCCTGGGCACCAACTACCGCTCCAGCCGCGCCATGGTAAACGCAGTGAACCACTGCTTCCGCTACGCCGATGAGCACCCGGCCGGGGCGTTTCTGTTCCGCGAAGAAGGCGGCGACAACCCGCTGCCGTTTCTGCCGGTAGAGGCCAAAGGCCGCAGTGAGCAGCTTGTACACCAGGGCCAGCCGCTGCCCGCCATGACGCTTTGGCCGCTGGAAGCCGACGAGCCGCTCTCCAAAACCGCCTACCAAACCGAGATGGCCGAACGCTGCGCCTCGTACATGGCGGAACTGCTCAGCGCGGGCCAACAAGGCGAGAGCGGCTTTCAAACCGATGAGACGCTCACCCCGCTCAAGCCATCGGATATGGCGGTACTGGTGAACGGCCTACAGGAAGCCCGCGCCATTCGCCTAGCGCTGGCCAGCCGTGGGGTGAAGAGCGTGTATCTCTCTGACCACGATAAGGTGTTTAGCTCGCCTATGGCCGCCCAGGTAGAGCGCTGGCTGCGCGCCTGCGCCGAGCCGCTGGCCAGCTCCCGCCAGGCCGAAGCACACCTGCGCGCAGCACTGGCCACGCCGGTGCTGGGGCTGAGCTTGGCGGACCTAGACCACCTGCAGCAAAACGAGCTGGCCTGGGAAGAGCGAGTAGAACAGTTCAGCCGCTACCACCGCCTGTGGCAGCGCCAAGGCATGCTGCCGCTGGTGCGCCGCATCATGGTGGATTTTGATATTCCCGCCCGCCTGCTGGCGGAGTTTGAAGAGGGTGAGCGCTTGCTCACCGACCTGCTACACCTGGGCGAACTGCTGCAGCAGGCGAGCGCCGAACTGGACGGCGAACACGCGCTGATTCGCTTTCTGTTTGACGCCATTGCCGACCCGGAAAGCCACGGCGACAGCCACAAGCTGCGCCTGGAGAGCGACGCGGATTTGGTCAAAGTGGTCACCATCCACAAATCCAAAGGGCTGGAGTATCCGCTGGTGTTTCTGCCCTTCATTGCCAACCACCGCCCGGTCAAAGCTGAGGACGTACCGCTGCGCTGGCACGACGGCGAGGGCAACCTACAGCTCAGCCTAGAAGCGGATGACGCGATACTCGCCACCGCCGACCGCGAA
Protein-coding regions in this window:
- a CDS encoding exodeoxyribonuclease V subunit beta, whose translation is MSQPTPLNPLKLPLHGSRLIEASAGTGKTFTIALLYVRLVLGGQHSKDDTAFVRPLTPPEILVVTFTNAATQELRERIRHRLVEAAAVFRHQGEDSLLLALRSQYPEATWPACARRLELAAEWMDEAAVSTIHSWCYRMLREHAFDSGSLFSLNLENDQQELEQEVVRDYWRTFYYPLDAEALGSITSYWKSPDQLHQDVRKLLHESDALGAPRPEPTHTLSTAAAERSALLSTLKAPWPAWLDDLVPALEDAAKRKAFKGQSFNAKSRANWLGALRVWCDSDATRPALTPAAWKRLTPEGMAEIWKEGAPPCPAAWQALAELPAALNALPEPRNDLLIHAVQWCKVRLEREQERRAEMGPNDLLTHLDRALQGPNKEALAAQILRQFPVALIDEFQDTDPIQYRIFNAVYEVAKPRRDAAMLLIGDPKQAIYAFRGADIFTYLKAREDTAGRHVTLGTNYRSSRAMVNAVNHCFRYADEHPAGAFLFREEGGDNPLPFLPVEAKGRSEQLVHQGQPLPAMTLWPLEADEPLSKTAYQTEMAERCASYMAELLSAGQQGESGFQTDETLTPLKPSDMAVLVNGLQEARAIRLALASRGVKSVYLSDHDKVFSSPMAAQVERWLRACAEPLASSRQAEAHLRAALATPVLGLSLADLDHLQQNELAWEERVEQFSRYHRLWQRQGMLPLVRRIMVDFDIPARLLAEFEEGERLLTDLLHLGELLQQASAELDGEHALIRFLFDAIADPESHGDSHKLRLESDADLVKVVTIHKSKGLEYPLVFLPFIANHRPVKAEDVPLRWHDGEGNLQLSLEADDAILATADRERLGEDLRKLYVALTRARHATWLGLAPLKALENSALGYLLKGGSALSPEALNNALDELVEGSEIQIHQPPAPTAERVAQVEQSSALGHARTPTRPAKEHWWIASYSALRLSGTLTAPVLPPLEPTTAQEATAFEVLDEPQELSQERSQLEAFHLHKFPRGPGPGTFLHGLLEWAGKQGFDSAANDMEALNDMLWRRVQLRGWQAWQEPLAGWLSALLTTPLPLAAPTPQSVALNELESYQVELEFWFAAKRVNTQAIDALVSKHLLPGVERPALDADTLNGMLKGFIDLAFEHQGRFYVLDWKSNYLGPNDSAYDPEALRHALLAKRYDLQAALYLLAMHRLLKARLPDYDPHQHLGGSMTVFLRGSRSPGRGVVGEPAPVELIEALDSLFAGEPHATQQEATA